CCAATCTGCAATAGCCACAGGTATAATTGGGTTTTCTATTCTTTTAGCAAACATTTGCTTTGCATTGGTTATAGCAGTTAGGAGACGTCAATATTTATACTTGTCGTTTCTGATCTTAATCAGCATCTGCTTTTTAACAGAATCAATGCTCCAAAGTAATAAGGGTATTGTTTTCTATTCCTTCTTTAATTCATTTTTCCTCTTTTCTACTAAGAGAAATTAACGGATATTTACTCATATTTCGTTAAGATGCCTGGGCTTTACTCAAGATACATAAAACCTGTACACGCTTTAGGAGATGCTGCAGCAATTGTGATCTCTTCTATCGCTGCTCATGTATTTGTTTACAGCAATGTCTATGGCTTTTTCACGGTAACTTACGTGCAACAGCTCTTATACGCGCTGTTTGCCTGGTTTTCGTGCACCGCATTATTAAACAGCTACAAGTTCTATAGGGTTACCCGCATCATTAAGGTATTTACAAATGTACTTAAAGTGGTGTTGCTTTATGTGCTTCTGGTAGAGGCCATTCTGAACATTCTAAACACAGACCTGTATTCACGCGAGTACCTGCTCTTGCACTATGCTATCCTATTGTCATTGGTGCTTTCGTGGCGTCTTTTTGTGATTATATTCCTGCGCTACTTTCGCAGGAAAGGATACAATTACCGCCGAGTTATCATAGTGGGGTATAATACGGCTGCCAAAGACCTCAAGAAATTTTTTAAGCAACACCCTGAGCACGGCTACCGCTTCCTCGGCTTCTTCGATGACAAGGAGACTACCAGCAAAGATGTTGTTGGTAGAATAGCAGAAGTAGAAAACTTCATTATTGAGAACCAAGTGGATGAAATATATTGCTGCCCTTACGAACTGGAACATGAGCAGGTAGTGCGCCTCATGAACTTCGTGGATAATAACTTAGTGCGGTTAAAATTTTTGCCAGAACCAGGAGGCTTTATGTTCCGCAACTTAAAGGTCGATTTTTATGACATGCTGCCTGTGCTTGTTTTCCGGTCTATTCCCCTGGATGATGCCATAAACAAGGTTTTCAAACGAACATTCGATATTCTGTTTTCCATCTTTGTCATTGTATTCATACTTTCCTGGCTCCTTCCTCTGCTTGCCATCATGATAAGACTGGACTCTAAAGGTCCCATATTTTTTAAGCAGGAAAGGTCAGGCATCGACAATAAGAAATTTAAGTGCTGGAAGCTCCGGTCAATGTATGTTAACCAGGAAGCAAACTTGCAGCAGGCACGCCGCGGAGATTCCCGAATCACGCCTGTAGGTGCTTTTTTAAGGAAAACGAGCCTGGATGAACTGCCGCAATTCTTTAATGTGCTGATGGGGCAAATGTCCGTTGTTGGCCCGCGCCCGCATATGCTGAAGCATACGCAGGAATACTCGTTGCTCGTGGATAAGTTTATGGTGCGCCATTTCATTAAGCCGGGTATCACCGGTCTGT
Above is a window of Pontibacter akesuensis DNA encoding:
- a CDS encoding undecaprenyl-phosphate glucose phosphotransferase: MPGLYSRYIKPVHALGDAAAIVISSIAAHVFVYSNVYGFFTVTYVQQLLYALFAWFSCTALLNSYKFYRVTRIIKVFTNVLKVVLLYVLLVEAILNILNTDLYSREYLLLHYAILLSLVLSWRLFVIIFLRYFRRKGYNYRRVIIVGYNTAAKDLKKFFKQHPEHGYRFLGFFDDKETTSKDVVGRIAEVENFIIENQVDEIYCCPYELEHEQVVRLMNFVDNNLVRLKFLPEPGGFMFRNLKVDFYDMLPVLVFRSIPLDDAINKVFKRTFDILFSIFVIVFILSWLLPLLAIMIRLDSKGPIFFKQERSGIDNKKFKCWKLRSMYVNQEANLQQARRGDSRITPVGAFLRKTSLDELPQFFNVLMGQMSVVGPRPHMLKHTQEYSLLVDKFMVRHFIKPGITGLSQVRGLRGDTSEVHQMKARVKLDIFYLENWSLLLDLKIIFYTVYNVFRGDEHAF